The following DNA comes from Candidatus Methylomirabilis sp..
GGCCGAAGATTTCATGGATGATCATGATGACCGGATGCCGGCCCGCCACGCTTGGCCGGGCCTCATAGACCGGGATGCTGTCCGCGCCGCTCCGGATCGTGCGGTCGGCCGTGACGAGCCCTTCGCTCGGAGTGGTAATGACCTGGGCCGAGACCGGCCCTGCCGCCAGGGCGAACCCGGCCGCGCCCATCCCTACGACGAGACGCCGTCTCGTCACATCCACTCGCTGCCCGCGCCGTCGCTCGCGCATCGCTCTTCCTCCTGAGGGAAATTGCCGGTCGCCGGCCCGGCCCGGCGCCGGGGCCACGCCGCCATCATAGCAAACACCCGGGGCCGATGTCAGGTGCCCATCTCCGCCACCGCAGCGATCACCAGGCGGGCCACGGCGGCCATGAAGGCATAGTCCAGGGTCTCGGGCAGGTCGGTGGGCTGGTGGTAGTGCGGGTTCCGGAGAAAGGAGGTATCCGTTAGCATCACGGCCGGGTAGCCCCGATCCCAGAAGGGGGCGTGGTCGCTCCAGCGGCTGGGGGGGAGCAGAAAGCCGCGCAGGGCGACCTGGTGGGTCAGGAGGTTGAGCTCGGGGACGTACGGGCGCGCCCCCTCCAGGCGCTCGAGCAGCGGCCGCGCCCGGCGCGTCCCCACGGCCGCCAGGAAGTCCCCGACGGAGGGAACGGGACGGCGCAGCTGTGGCAGGACGCGTTGGCTGCCGGGCCGACGGTCCGTGTAGCCGACCATCTCGAGGACGAAGACGCCCGCGTACCGGCGGCGCCCCCACCAGGCCCGGCGGGCGAAGTGGCGGCTCCCGTGCCGGTACCGGTCGAAGCCGACCTGGGGCTCCTCCAGGGTGAACCCGACGAA
Coding sequences within:
- a CDS encoding M28 family peptidase, producing the protein MDAAAVQRLLQTVEEGALRRWVAAFSGPRHGAQDPARLAAAGERLEGEFKALGLAARQDTFRYRGRPYFNVVATLPGASPRRPALLLGAHYDAMAGTPGADDNASGVAVLLAAARALAGLRAASPIEFVGFTLEEPQVGFDRYRHGSRHFARRAWWGRRRYAGVFVLEMVGYTDRRPGSQRVLPQLRRPVPSVGDFLAAVGTRRARPLLERLEGARPYVPELNLLTHQVALRGFLLPPSRWSDHAPFWDRGYPAVMLTDTSFLRNPHYHQPTDLPETLDYAFMAAVARLVIAAVAEMGT